A DNA window from Hemibagrus wyckioides isolate EC202008001 linkage group LG11, SWU_Hwy_1.0, whole genome shotgun sequence contains the following coding sequences:
- the LOC131361526 gene encoding 3-mercaptopyruvate sulfurtransferase-like: protein MSLQTKALVTAKWLSQAIKTRTGANVRVLDASWYLPKLKRNSVSDFKKHHIPGAAYFDLDRCSDRTSPLDHMLPPAGDFAEYVSRLGVSNNAHVVVYDASEQGAFSAPRVWWMFRVFGHRTVSVLDGGLKQWMQEGYPVTEVREKPEPTDYRATLNRSWVKTYEDMLDNIETKEFQVVDARPAGRFRGRDPEPRDNTEPGHIPGSINIPFISFLAPSGQFLPPEQLKGLFQRAGVDLQRPLCVTCGSAVTACHVALAAHVCGQPNVSIYDGGWSEFYTRAAPEDVISEGRGKHW from the exons ATGTCTCTCCAAACCAAAGCGCTGGTTACAGCCAAGTGGTTGTCCCAGGCCATCAAAACGCGCACGGGGGCTAATGTGCGTGTCCTGGACGCGTCTTGGTACTTACCGAAACTTAAGCGCAACTCCGTGAGCGACTTCAAGAAGCACCACATACCCGGTGCTGCATATTTCGACCTGGACCGCTGCAGCGACCGGACCTCGCCCCTGGATCACATGCTCCCTCCGGCAGGCGACTTTGCGGAGTACGTCTCGCGCCTTGGGGTTTCCAACAACGCGCACGTGGTGGTTTACGATGCGAGCGAGCAGGGCGCGTTTTCTGCCCCGCGCGTCTGGTGGATGTTCCGCGTGTTCGGTCACCGCACTGTGTCCGTGCTGGATGGAGGTTTGAAACAATGGATGCAGGAAGGATACCCGGTGACGGAGGTGCGCGAGAAGCCGGAGCCCACGGATTACCGGGCCACGCTTAACCGGTCGTGGGTGAAAACGTACGAGGACATGTTGGACAATATCGAGACGAAAGAGTTCCAGGTGGTGGACGCGCGACCAGCGGGGCGATTTAGGGGAAGAGACCCTGAGCCTAgagaca acactGAACCCGGCCACATCCCCGGTTCCATCAACATACCTTTTATATCTTTCTTGGCCCCCTCTGGCCAGTTTCTTCCTCCGGAGCAGCTGAAGGGACTGTTTCAGCGGGCCGGTGTTGATCTGCAGCGTCCACTGTGTGTCACATGTGGCTCAGCAGTGACAGCGTGTCATGTCGCCCTGGCGGCACATGTATGTGGCCAGCCGAATGTGAGCATATATGATGGCGGTTGGTCTGAGTTTTACACACGTGCGGCCCCCGAGGACGTCATCTCAGAGGGAAGAGGAAAACACTGGTGA
- the rps19bp1 gene encoding ribosomal protein S19 binding protein 1 produces the protein MSISLLKRGLELLNEDLKGVTKGQKRKSTKKVSVMDQISTNKQGVRKQIRRLQAHNTTRKNKATVKNKQIKDALEEYRKKQKKSHLDSNLQYFLGSSYKMQESCSKKIVQQNTGRQSRHQTEKPVKKQEKKQSIFTEAEFQKFQEEYFSKL, from the exons ATGTCGATTTCATTGTTAAAAAGGGGGCTCGAATTGCTTAATGAAGATCTTAAAG GTGTAACCAAGGGGCAGAAGAGGAAGAGCACCAAGAAGGTATCAGTGATGGATCAGATCAGCACCAATAAGCAGGGTGTTAGGAAGCAGATCCGAAGACTTCAGGCCCACAACACAACCAGAAAAAACAAAGCCACGGTGAAAAACAAGCAGATCAAGGACGCCTTGG aggaatacagaaagaaacagaagaaaagtCATCTCGATTCCAACCTGCAGTACTTCCTGGGATCCAGCTATAAGATGCAGGAAAGCTGTAGCAAGAAG ATCGTTCAGCAGAACACAGGCCGTCAGTCACGGCACCAGACAGAGAAACCCGtcaagaaacaagaaaaaaagcaatCCATTTTCACCGAGGCGGAATTCCAAAAGTTCCAAGAGGAATACTTTTCTAAGCTTTGA